A stretch of the Fusobacterium varium genome encodes the following:
- a CDS encoding L-serine dehydratase translates to MDSLKELFKIGCGPSSSHTMGPERAAKRFKAETENAHSYKVELYGSLAATGKGHLTDWIIEETLKPKKTEIIWMPEFIHEYHTNGMKFEALDENGNLIKDWLVFSVGGGAIKELSDKRNGAGQCYNLSKMNDIIKWCKENNKELWEYVEHCEGKDIWNHLKDILDTMNAAVSRGIKKDGILPGKLRYPRKAKEIYDKIDKKKNYLVITKKIFAYALAVSEENSSAGTIVTAPTCGAAGVIPGLLRALIEEYELDETTSLRALAVAGLIGNLIKENATISGAEAGCQAEIGSACSMAAGMAVYILGGTIDQIEYAAEMGMEHHLGMTCDPVGGYVQIPCIERNAIVAVRALNTADYALSTNGEHTISFDQVVITMKETGSDMCSSYKETSTGGLAKYYDKFLKD, encoded by the coding sequence TTGGACAGTTTAAAGGAATTATTTAAAATAGGCTGTGGTCCATCAAGTTCTCATACAATGGGACCAGAGAGAGCAGCTAAAAGATTTAAAGCAGAAACAGAAAATGCACATTCATATAAAGTAGAACTTTATGGCAGTCTTGCAGCTACAGGAAAAGGACATCTTACAGACTGGATAATAGAAGAAACTCTTAAACCTAAAAAAACAGAGATAATCTGGATGCCTGAATTTATTCATGAATATCATACTAATGGAATGAAGTTTGAAGCTCTTGATGAAAATGGAAATTTAATTAAAGACTGGCTTGTTTTTTCGGTAGGCGGAGGAGCAATAAAAGAGCTTTCTGATAAAAGAAATGGTGCAGGGCAGTGTTACAATCTTTCTAAAATGAATGATATTATAAAATGGTGTAAAGAAAATAATAAAGAGCTTTGGGAATATGTAGAACATTGTGAAGGAAAAGATATATGGAATCATTTAAAAGATATTCTTGATACTATGAATGCTGCTGTAAGCAGAGGCATTAAGAAAGATGGTATTCTTCCAGGAAAATTGAGATATCCAAGAAAAGCTAAAGAAATATATGATAAAATAGATAAAAAGAAAAACTATCTTGTAATAACTAAAAAAATATTTGCCTATGCCTTAGCTGTGTCTGAAGAAAACAGCAGTGCAGGAACTATTGTTACAGCTCCAACATGTGGAGCAGCAGGAGTTATTCCAGGATTACTAAGAGCATTGATAGAGGAATATGAGCTGGATGAAACTACATCACTTAGAGCATTAGCAGTAGCAGGTTTGATAGGAAATCTTATTAAAGAAAATGCAACTATATCAGGGGCAGAAGCAGGATGTCAGGCAGAAATAGGATCAGCTTGCTCTATGGCAGCAGGAATGGCGGTATATATTCTTGGAGGAACTATTGACCAAATAGAGTATGCTGCAGAAATGGGAATGGAACATCATCTGGGAATGACTTGTGACCCCGTTGGTGGATATGTGCAGATACCATGTATAGAGAGAAATGCAATAGTAGCAGTAAGAGCTTTAAATACAGCAGATTATGCACTTTCAACAAATGGAGAACATACTATAAGTTTTGATCAGGTAGTTATAACTATGAAAGAAACAGGAAGTGATATGTGTTCTTCATATAAAGAAACTTCTACTGGTGGTTTGGCAAAGTATTATGATAAATTTTTAAAAGATTAA
- the kdgT gene encoding 2-keto-3-deoxygluconate permease: protein MIMRFLKRVPAGMMIVPLLIGAFMNTFFPAALKIGSFTTATFSSAGAATAMGIQLFCLGTTLQLRDMPKVVKRGGILLISKFIIGAAIGIAVGKIFGFAGVCGLTTLAIISAVTNSNGSVYLALMKTYGDTTDCAAMALLALNDGPLFTLIALGASGLANVPFMALVATVIPIIVGMIIGNLDKEMQTFLEPAGNILIPFVGLTLGAGINLSNVVKGGVPGIILGLITVFVGGCFIVFCDKIIGRRPGYAGWAVATTAGNAVAVPAAVGLIDPAWAPYVGEATTQVAASVVVTAIIVPLMTNWWAKKYGCPQSEALEAAKLETAK from the coding sequence ATGATTATGAGATTTTTAAAAAGAGTACCTGCTGGTATGATGATTGTTCCTTTACTTATAGGAGCTTTTATGAATACTTTTTTCCCAGCAGCATTAAAAATAGGGTCATTTACAACAGCAACATTTTCTAGTGCAGGGGCAGCAACAGCTATGGGGATACAATTATTCTGTCTTGGAACTACTTTACAATTGAGAGATATGCCTAAAGTAGTAAAACGTGGAGGAATTCTTCTTATTTCTAAATTTATAATTGGAGCAGCTATTGGAATAGCAGTTGGAAAGATATTTGGTTTTGCAGGGGTATGTGGACTGACAACATTAGCCATCATCAGTGCAGTAACTAATAGTAATGGAAGTGTATATTTAGCTCTTATGAAAACTTATGGAGATACTACTGACTGTGCTGCTATGGCTCTTCTGGCTTTAAATGATGGGCCACTTTTTACACTTATAGCTCTTGGAGCCTCAGGACTTGCAAATGTACCATTTATGGCACTTGTAGCAACAGTTATACCTATCATAGTTGGTATGATAATTGGAAATCTTGATAAAGAAATGCAGACTTTCCTAGAACCAGCTGGAAATATTTTGATTCCATTTGTTGGACTTACTCTTGGAGCAGGGATCAATTTAAGCAATGTGGTAAAAGGTGGAGTTCCAGGAATTATTTTAGGACTTATAACAGTATTTGTAGGTGGATGTTTCATAGTTTTCTGTGATAAAATCATAGGAAGAAGACCTGGATATGCAGGTTGGGCAGTTGCAACAACAGCTGGAAATGCAGTTGCAGTACCAGCAGCAGTAGGGCTTATTGACCCAGCTTGGGCTCCATATGTAGGAGAAGCTACAACTCAGGTAGCAGCATCAGTAGTAGTTACAGCTATAATTGTGCCATTGATGACTAACTGGTGGGCAAAAAAATATGGATGTCCGCAATCAGAAGCTTTGGAAGCTGCAAAATTAGAAACAGCAAAATAA
- a CDS encoding putative DNA-binding transcriptional repressor yields MTLGEKIKAIRKRKNYTLKDLSDMTKLSIGFLSNIERDLNSPSISNLQQICQALAVNLMEILDPADTHSPVTRKEEREEILENSEVHVKIESLLNGKSNLNGIAITIEKGDNFSDMSWGHLYDEIGIVIKGELEIEIDKELFHLYEGDSIVIKHGSPHRYKNPKNSPSVVYWFSVKK; encoded by the coding sequence ATGACACTAGGGGAAAAAATAAAAGCAATTAGAAAAAGAAAAAATTATACATTAAAAGATCTATCAGATATGACTAAACTTTCAATAGGTTTCTTAAGCAATATAGAAAGAGATCTAAATAGTCCATCTATAAGTAATCTACAGCAGATATGTCAGGCTCTTGCTGTAAATCTAATGGAAATTTTAGATCCTGCTGATACTCATTCGCCAGTTACAAGAAAGGAAGAAAGAGAAGAAATTCTAGAAAATTCTGAAGTTCATGTAAAAATAGAAAGTCTTCTTAATGGAAAATCAAATCTTAATGGTATTGCCATCACTATTGAAAAAGGAGATAATTTCAGTGATATGTCATGGGGACATTTATATGATGAAATTGGAATTGTAATCAAAGGTGAACTTGAAATAGAGATAGACAAAGAACTTTTTCATCTTTATGAAGGAGATTCTATTGTAATAAAACATGGTTCTCCACATAGGTATAAAAATCCTAAAAACAGTCCATCTGTAGTTTACTGGTTTTCTGTAAAAAAATAA
- the kdgR gene encoding putative transcriptional regulator codes for MAKTEHRPTARVLNILELLAANQEGLTLTEIAEAIDAPKSSILPLIHTMAQRKFIFLDVHTYKYSIGIGSFCVGSAYTSNMNALQFIKSEMKYIVKKTNEICQMGIFDRGQVLYVAKVDSDDPIRIISYVGKRLPAYCTALGKALLCQKNIKELKELYPDGLKKYTPNTITDFEVLADQLKEVKQTMIATENGEVNEQSDCISVPLFKGDDILAAISVSVPSFRMTEEKMELIKSMLLETKTKIETFFREHDIDSTQLTLSN; via the coding sequence ATGGCAAAGACTGAACATAGACCTACAGCCCGTGTGCTTAATATACTTGAATTATTGGCTGCTAATCAAGAAGGTCTGACTTTGACAGAAATCGCTGAGGCTATCGATGCACCTAAAAGCAGTATACTGCCTTTAATTCATACTATGGCTCAACGTAAATTTATATTTTTAGATGTACATACTTATAAGTATAGTATAGGTATAGGTTCTTTTTGTGTTGGATCAGCTTATACAAGCAACATGAATGCTCTTCAATTCATAAAATCAGAGATGAAATATATTGTGAAAAAAACTAATGAAATCTGCCAAATGGGTATATTTGATAGAGGACAGGTATTATATGTAGCAAAAGTAGATTCTGATGATCCTATTCGTATTATTTCATATGTAGGAAAAAGACTTCCTGCCTATTGTACTGCTCTAGGTAAAGCTCTGCTCTGCCAGAAAAATATCAAAGAACTAAAAGAACTCTACCCAGATGGATTAAAAAAATATACTCCCAATACCATAACTGACTTTGAAGTACTTGCAGATCAGCTTAAAGAAGTAAAACAAACTATGATTGCAACTGAAAATGGAGAAGTAAACGAACAATCTGATTGTATCAGTGTCCCTCTTTTTAAAGGAGATGACATACTTGCTGCTATCAGTGTAAGTGTTCCTTCATTTAGAATGACAGAAGAGAAAATGGAACTTATTAAATCAATGCTTTTAGAAACTAAAACTAAAATTGAAACATTCTTCCGTGAACATGATATAGACAGCACACAACTTACTCTTTCTAATTAA
- a CDS encoding putative diguanylate cyclase: protein MKYDELRAIILNESENVIYISDLFTYELIYMNRYGLSTIGADNLEEVVGKKCYKLLQSKDVPCEFCTNNLLQKDSFYTWKHYNNKLDEYFIISDKLIELEGRKLRLEIAINITKNEIEKQKLKFELSKEQTLVKCVQTLAEYNDIEIAINKLLNIIAEFYKGERAYIFEIDHIQQIISNTYEWCTKGISTEINNLQNIPLCSIENWMREFKIKGGFYLTSVGKTVEKESLEYEILVNQGIESLVAAPLIENNEIVGFIGVDNPFANMNDLTLLKSVTFFVVDDIRKRKLMTRLEEMSFTDILTGLNNRNKYIKTLEEIERTPPKALGIVYVDLNGLKIMNDTQGHTYGDKMLKHISQILLDIFKSDVFRIGGDEFVVLCRNIKKDKFESSIVNFRKIMELDKEISVSIGSVWNTGKILIDEQIAHAEKLMYIEKKEYHKRVKNQLK from the coding sequence ATGAAATATGATGAGTTAAGGGCTATTATTTTAAATGAAAGTGAAAATGTCATTTATATCTCAGATCTATTTACTTATGAGCTTATATATATGAATAGATATGGATTGAGTACTATAGGAGCAGATAATTTAGAGGAAGTAGTAGGCAAAAAATGTTATAAATTACTTCAATCTAAAGATGTCCCTTGTGAATTTTGCACAAATAATTTACTACAAAAAGATAGTTTTTATACTTGGAAGCATTATAATAACAAATTAGATGAATATTTTATTATAAGTGATAAATTAATTGAACTGGAAGGAAGAAAACTTCGTTTAGAAATAGCAATCAATATTACTAAAAATGAAATAGAAAAACAAAAATTAAAATTTGAATTATCTAAGGAACAAACTTTAGTTAAGTGTGTACAGACATTAGCTGAATATAATGATATAGAAATAGCTATAAATAAGCTATTAAATATAATTGCTGAATTTTATAAAGGAGAACGAGCATATATATTTGAAATAGACCATATTCAACAAATTATTTCTAATACCTATGAGTGGTGTACAAAGGGTATCAGTACAGAGATAAATAATCTTCAAAATATACCATTATGTTCAATAGAAAACTGGATGAGAGAATTTAAAATAAAAGGAGGATTTTATTTAACATCTGTTGGAAAAACGGTGGAAAAAGAAAGTTTGGAATATGAAATATTAGTTAATCAAGGAATAGAAAGTCTTGTAGCAGCTCCTTTGATAGAAAATAATGAAATAGTTGGATTTATAGGAGTAGATAATCCTTTTGCTAATATGAATGATTTAACTTTATTAAAATCAGTAACTTTTTTTGTTGTAGATGATATACGCAAACGTAAACTTATGACCAGATTAGAAGAAATGAGTTTTACAGATATTCTTACTGGTTTAAATAATAGAAATAAATATATAAAAACCCTTGAAGAAATTGAAAGAACTCCTCCAAAAGCTTTAGGAATAGTTTATGTTGATTTAAATGGATTAAAAATAATGAATGATACTCAAGGGCATACATATGGGGATAAGATGTTGAAGCATATTTCACAAATACTATTGGATATATTTAAGAGTGATGTCTTTCGTATAGGAGGAGATGAATTTGTGGTACTTTGCAGAAATATTAAAAAAGATAAATTTGAGTCAAGTATAGTTAATTTTAGGAAAATAATGGAGTTAGATAAGGAAATAAGTGTATCTATTGGCAGTGTTTGGAATACAGGTAAAATACTAATAGATGAACAGATTGCTCATGCAGAAAAACTTATGTATATAGAAAAAAAAGAATATCATAAACGTGTAAAAAACCAGTTAAAATAA